The Carcharodon carcharias isolate sCarCar2 chromosome 15, sCarCar2.pri, whole genome shotgun sequence genome includes a window with the following:
- the arhgef16 gene encoding rho guanine nucleotide exchange factor 16, with protein sequence MSQRYSDSKLEEKTQALMLEQKFGSNFQINSESESLTDKSDKSSLLGVDNLALANASSMPSLSDMPKVVLSTDSPAALKAGHQQIIPSKLAMTTKTKMRSQGPSPSGKRDSGRREVQSMPPTDLRYEEGRDMGGSGGTLQRNRRNMSYKVATDGFTDITDEKQLLSPPTLQPLTETATVQPARSPARSKRTLGRKKGPRNRSSFKDDPRLYQEVRERGLTSVPESDDDFLDDTGRLGSTEPDEKIVVQNYRPAQMTWSQLPQVLEQGILQKLCAEERKRQEAIFEIIVSEYSYQHSLNVLIDMFKNSKELQMTMTTTEHHHLFSNICDIQEASKRFFDDLEMRHKLNPVIHDISDIVEYHTSSRFDAYVIYCSNEIYQQRTLQKLLNSNVHFKEALQRIQSKPECGGLPIISFLILPMQRVTRLPLLMDTICQKTNRFQVEYDAATRALKAISKLVKMCNEGARKMERTEQMFTIQTQLEFGKIKGFPLISTSRWLLKSGELTVFVEESGIFRKVFGKQSCFLFLFNDVLILTRKKSEESYTVQDYAKLDQVEVEAVESSELPHSPPGKVTGGGTLPRSGSNTCLFKIIMKKNSGGELEQIVLAADSESDRARWVNALQENHDDLVNKEGLPQVEIIKAHLAKQPDELSLQQTDVIIVFQKVDGWYRGERIRDWEKGWFPESCARVITNCIAVQRNVQRMERLRIETDV encoded by the exons ATGTCTCAACGGTATTCGGACAGTAAGCTGGAAGAAAAAACCCAGGCCTTGATGTTGGAACAAAAGTTTGGATCCAACTTCCAGATTAACTCTGAGTCGGAGAGTTTGACTGACAAGAGTGATAAATCTTCACTGCTGGGAGTAGACAACCTAGCACTAGCCAATGCCAGTTCCATGCCATCGCTCTCGGACATGCCGAAGGTGGTTTTGAGCACGGATAGTCCAGCTGCATTGAAGGCTGGGCACCAACAGATTATCCCCAGTAAATTGGCCATGACCACCAAGACTAAAATGAGGTCTCAGGGCCCTTCGCCCTCTGGCAAGCGGGACAGTGGACGGAGGGAGGTTCAGAGCATGCCACCAACCGACTTGCGGTACGAGGAAGGGAGGGACATGGGCGGCTCAGGTGGGACCCTGCAACGTAATCGCCGCAACATGTCGTATAAAGTGGCAACGGACGGATTCACCGACATCACAGATGAGAAGCAGCTGTTATCTCCTCCCACGCTGCAACCACTGACAGAAACAGCAACAGTGCAGCCAGCTCGAAGTCCAGCCAGGTCCAAG CGAACATTAGGAAGAAAGAAAGGACCCAGAAATCGGAGCTCCTTTAAAGATG ATCCGAGGCTATACCAAGAGGTGCGAGAGAGAGGCCTGACCAGTGTTCCTGAATCGGACGATGATTTTCTGGATGACACCGGACGCTTGGGATCTACAGAACCAGATGAGAAGATCGTGGTTCAGAATTACCGGCCGGCACAGATGACGTGGAGCCAGTTACCACAG GTACTAGAGCAAGGGATTCTGCAGAAACTGTGTGCGGAGGAACGCAAGAGGCAAGAG GCCATCTTTGAAATCATTGTATCTGAATACTCTTATCAGCACAGTCTGAATGTCCTAATTGATATGTTCAAGAACTCAAAGGAACTACAGATGACCATGACCACCACCGAACACCATCATCTCTTCTCCAACATCTGTGACATTCAAGAGGCCAGTAAGag GTTTTTTGATGACCTTGAAATGCGCCACAAGCTAAACCCAGTTATCCATGATATCAGTGACATCGTGGAATATCATACGTCAAGCCGATTTGATGCTTATGTCATCTACTGCTCAAATGAAATTTACCAGCAGAGAAcactccagaagttact CAATTCAAACGTGCATTTCAAGGAAGCCCTGCAGCGGATTCAGAGCAAACCGGAATGTGGAGGCCTGCCCATCATTTCCTTCCTGATTCTGCCCATGCAGAGGGTGACCCGACTGCCACTCCTCATGGAT ACTATTTGTCAGAAAACAAACCGTTTTCAAGTGGAATATGATGCAGCTACCAGGGCATTGAAAGCCATCAGTAAG CTGGTTAAGATGTGCAATGAAGGAGCTCGGAAGATGGAGCGAACAGAACAAATGTTCACGATCCAGACACAACTGGAATTTGGGAAAATCAAG GGTTTCCCTCTCATCTCCACTTCAAGATGGCTGCTGAAAAGTGGAGagttgactgtgtttgtggaagaaTCTGGAATCTTCCGCAAAGTGTTTGGAAAGCAAAGTtgcttcctcttcctcttcaaTGATGTGTTGATTCTTACCCGGAAAAAAAG TGAGGAGAGTTACACGGTGCAGGACTACGCCAAGCTGGATCAGGTGGAGGTGGAAGCGGTGGAGAGCAGCGAgttgccacactctcccccaggAAAGGTCACGGGTGGTGGAACCCTCCCTCGCTCTGGCTCCAACACTTGCCTCTTCAAAATAATCATGAAGAAGAACAGTGGCGGTGAATTGGAGCAAATTGTATTAGCTGCAGACTCAGA GAGTGACCGAGCGCGATGGGTCAACGCCCTCCAGGAGAACCATGATGACCTTGTCAATAAGGAAG GCCTCCCTCAGGTGGAGATCATCAAAGCACATCTGGCCAAGCAGCCAGATGAGCTGTCACTCCAGCAGACGGACGTAATAATCGTTTTCCAGAAGGTTGATG GTTGGTACCGGGGAGAGAGGATACGTGATTGGGAGAAAGGCTGGTTTCCTGAGTCGTGTGCCAGGGTGATAACCAATTGCATCGCAGTACAACGAAACGTCCAGCGAATGGAGAGGCTGCGGATCGAAACTGACGTCTAG